AACACGTAAGGATGGCATCCGATCGCCAGGCAAAATCGCGTCTTGCGACAATTGATCCAAAAACCAATCCACCACACCTTTGTATAAAAAATCCGCCACCGCTTTGTACCTTTTCTAGTTTATTATCTAGTATCTGTTATCAATCATTATAGCTGTCTTAAGAAAACGCAAGTAAAAGGCCAATAATTCGCGATGTTGATGGGAGTTAAGGTACAATTTCACTCTGTTTACGGCTATTTTTACGGTTTTTCTTAAGCCGGAAGCCCTTTAAACACCCTGATTATTCAAATACAAAGTAGAGTATCCATGGCTTTTGATCCTTCATCGCTTCGTCACCTTTTTCCTATTTTGTCGCTGCAGGCCTACGATCATCCTTTGACCTATTTGGATAACGCAGCCACTACGCAAAAGCCGCTACCTGTATTGGATGCCATTCAAGATTACTATCGAAACACCAACGCCAATGTTCATCGCGGCGCACACTTCCTCAGCGATCGAGCAACCAATCGTTTTGAACAAGCACGAGACACCGTTGCGCGCTTTATCAATGCACCTGAGCAAAGTCATATTATTTGGACAAAAGGTGCCACAGAAGCCATTAATATGGTGGCCTTTGGCTTAGAACATCTGTTGGAAGAAGGTGATGAAATCCTTATTACTAGCCTAGAACACCATGCGAATCTTGTTCCTTGGCAACAATTGGCTTTTCGAACCGGCGCACGATTGCGCGTTTTACCATTAACCTCTAAGGGTGAATGGGAGTCGGAGTTCAGTCATTACTTCACCGATCGCACGCGTATTTTTGCCGCGACGCAAATATCCAATGCCATTGGCACCAGCACCCCACTGCAAACCATGCTTGATAATGCCAAGCTACAAGGCGCTTTTACTCTTGTAGATGGTGCTCAAGCCGTGGCGCACTATCCTATCGATATACAAGCACTAGACTGTGATTTTTATGTTTTCTCTGGCCACAAAATGTATGGGCCCACAGGCATCGGCGTCTTATACGGAAAAAGTCATGCATTAGACGTTTTACTACCCTGCCAAACGGGCGGAGAAATGGTGCGTCATGTTTCGTACCAAGCGACAGAGTTCAATGTTTTACCCTATCGATTGGAAGCAGGGACACCGAACATCGAAGGTGCTATCGGTTTAGCGGCTGCGTGTGACTTTCTCAATATTCAAGATAGACCTGCGTTATTGGCGTGGGAACAATCCCTCGCTGCGCACGTTTATTTTCGCCTACATAAGGAAGGCGGTATCGATATTTACTCTCCCGAAAAAAACACCACGTTAGTATCATTAAGTGTACCCAATATTCATATTTTGGATTTGAATGCGTATCTAGATAGCCAAGGCATCGGTGTTCGTGCTGGGAGTCACTGTGCCCATCCTTTAATGGCACAACTCGGCGTTGCCGGTACGCTTCGTGCGTCATTTGCTTGTTACAACACCCTGGAAGAAGCTAACCGATTCTGCGATGTTCTGCTCGACGCGATTGATATATTAGGAGATGAGTAATGAACAACTCGAACCAGACACTAACCATAAAAGAACAGCTGCAAGCTTGCCGCAGCAAAGAAGAAACGTTTAAAATCTTGGTTACCTTGAGCAAAACATTGCCGCGACTATCATCGGAAGAAAAAACCGAAGAGAACAAGGTG
This genomic stretch from Marinomonas primoryensis harbors:
- a CDS encoding aminotransferase class V-fold PLP-dependent enzyme gives rise to the protein MAFDPSSLRHLFPILSLQAYDHPLTYLDNAATTQKPLPVLDAIQDYYRNTNANVHRGAHFLSDRATNRFEQARDTVARFINAPEQSHIIWTKGATEAINMVAFGLEHLLEEGDEILITSLEHHANLVPWQQLAFRTGARLRVLPLTSKGEWESEFSHYFTDRTRIFAATQISNAIGTSTPLQTMLDNAKLQGAFTLVDGAQAVAHYPIDIQALDCDFYVFSGHKMYGPTGIGVLYGKSHALDVLLPCQTGGEMVRHVSYQATEFNVLPYRLEAGTPNIEGAIGLAAACDFLNIQDRPALLAWEQSLAAHVYFRLHKEGGIDIYSPEKNTTLVSLSVPNIHILDLNAYLDSQGIGVRAGSHCAHPLMAQLGVAGTLRASFACYNTLEEANRFCDVLLDAIDILGDE